A genomic region of Phragmites australis chromosome 2, lpPhrAust1.1, whole genome shotgun sequence contains the following coding sequences:
- the LOC133909106 gene encoding ras-related protein RABE1c-like isoform X1, with translation MAAPPARARADYDYLVKLLLIGDSGVGKSCLLLRFSDGSFTTSFITTIGIDFKIRTIELDGKRIKLQIWDTAGQERFRTITTAYYRGAMGILLVYDVTDESSFNNIRNWIRNIEQHASDNVNKILVGNKADMDESKRAVPTAKGQALADEYGIKFFETSAKTNLNVEQVFFSIARDIKQRLAETDSKPEDRVVNIRPDQGAETPASQRSACCGS, from the exons ATGGCTGCGCCGCCGGCGAGAGCTCGCGCCGACTACGACTACCTCGTCAAGCTGCTCCTGATCGGCGACAGCG GTGTTGGCAAGAGTTGCCTTCTGCTGCGGTTCTCAGATGGCTCCTTCACTACTAGTTTTATTACTACAATTGG CATCGACTTTAAGATAAGAACGATTGAACTGGATGGCAAGCGCATTAAATTGCAAATTTGGGACACAGCTGGTCAAGAGCGATTCAGGACTATCACCACAG CATACTACCGAGGAGCCATGGGTATCTTGCTTGTTTATGATGTCACCGATGAGTCATCTTTCAACA ATATACGGAACTGGATTCGCAACATTGAGCAGCATGCCTCTGATAATGTGAATAAAATTTTGGTAGGCAACAAGGCTGACATGGATGAGAGTAAAAGG GCTGTTCCTACTGCAAAGGGACAAGCACTAGCTGATGAATACGGCATCAAGTTTTTTGAAACT AGTGCCAAGACTAACCTTAATGTGGAGCAAGTTTTCTTCTCCATTGCCCGAGACATTAAGCAGAGACTTGCTGAGACTGATTCCAAGCCTGAG GACCGGGTAGTCAATATTAGGCCAGATCAAGGTGCTGAGACCCCAGCATCTCAAAGATCTGCCTGCTGCGGCTCCTGA
- the LOC133909106 gene encoding ras-related protein RABE1c-like isoform X2, translating to MGILLVYDVTDESSFNNIRNWIRNIEQHASDNVNKILVGNKADMDESKRAVPTAKGQALADEYGIKFFETSAKTNLNVEQVFFSIARDIKQRLAETDSKPEDRVVNIRPDQGAETPASQRSACCGS from the exons ATGGGTATCTTGCTTGTTTATGATGTCACCGATGAGTCATCTTTCAACA ATATACGGAACTGGATTCGCAACATTGAGCAGCATGCCTCTGATAATGTGAATAAAATTTTGGTAGGCAACAAGGCTGACATGGATGAGAGTAAAAGG GCTGTTCCTACTGCAAAGGGACAAGCACTAGCTGATGAATACGGCATCAAGTTTTTTGAAACT AGTGCCAAGACTAACCTTAATGTGGAGCAAGTTTTCTTCTCCATTGCCCGAGACATTAAGCAGAGACTTGCTGAGACTGATTCCAAGCCTGAG GACCGGGTAGTCAATATTAGGCCAGATCAAGGTGCTGAGACCCCAGCATCTCAAAGATCTGCCTGCTGCGGCTCCTGA
- the LOC133909107 gene encoding zinc finger protein ZAT12-like, with protein sequence MSKRDRAVWEVETGAADTAHLLMLLAQAQQQQLLVQHGPAGLVARGPHGHWHGRVFECKTCSRQFPTFQALGGHRASHKRPRQLQQQNPADHAGLCLGRQPPPQPAKPRVHECPVCGLEFAIGQALGGHMRRHRAEAETEGAINKPAASEKACDVVGGICLDLNLTPSENCAKCRNVVGLGAAGQGVHKALAMLDCSL encoded by the coding sequence atGAGCAAGAGGGACAGGGCGGTGTGGGAGGTAGAGACGGGCGCCGCCGACACGGCCCACCTGCTCATGCTCCTCGCGcaggcgcagcagcagcagctgctggtgCAGCACGGTCCCGCGGGGCTGGTGGCGCGCGGCCCGCACGGGCACTGGCACGGGCGCGTGTTCGAGTGCAAGACGTGCAGCCGGCAGTTCCCGACGTTCCAggcgctcgggggccaccgtgcCAGCCACAAGCGGCCGAGGCAGCTCCAGCAGCAGAATCCAGCCGACCACGCGGGGCTCTGCCTCGGGCGCCAGCCGCCGCCACAGCCAGCCAAGCCGAGGGTGCACGAGTGCCCCGTCTGCGGGCTCGAGTTCGCCATCGGACAGGCGCTCGGCGGGCACATGCGGAGGCACCGCGCCGAGGCTGAAACCGAAGGGGCGATCAATAAGCCGGCGGCGTCAGAGAAGGCCTGCGACGTCGTCGGTGGGATCTGCCTGGACCTGAACCTCACGCCGTCGGAGAACTGCGCCAAGTGCCGAAACGTGGTCGGGCTCGGCGCCGCCGGGCAGGGTGTACATAAGGCGCTCGCCATGTTAGATTGCTCGCTCTAG